The genomic interval CGCTTTGGAACCATTCTTTGTATTGTTCCGATAACTGCGCGAAGTTGTTGGCGTATTCATCTACAGAATGCAGGATACTCACATTTAGCGACATACATTCTTGAAATGCCTCTCGCATACCAGTGCCTGTTAAAACCTTATACCACATCGTATCCACTGCATAGATATGACTAAGGGCATGGGCAAGGGTAGGAAATGAGCTGTTTACTTCTTGACTTAGCACAGAGGCAGGGAGTTCCTTGATTCTCCCCATGATCGTTTGGTTGGCCCATGTGTGGTATTGAAACATTTCTACTGGATAATTGGACATTCGTAAAGTCTCCTTTTGATTTCTAATAAATTGATTTTGGTTCTGTAGTTATAATAATAAAAGAAGTATGACAACAGACTGTCATACTTCTTCA from Paenibacillus sp. FSL K6-3182 carries:
- a CDS encoding DinB family protein — encoded protein: MSNYPVEMFQYHTWANQTIMGRIKELPASVLSQEVNSSFPTLAHALSHIYAVDTMWYKVLTGTGMREAFQECMSLNVSILHSVDEYANNFAQLSEQYKEWFQSEADLEQTVLLDNPFAGIRQTRLSEIVLQVANHGTYHRGNISTMLRQLGHASVMNDYAFFWYQEAAESV